TGGTCACCGAGTTGTCCAAAAAAGCACATCATTTAGGTTCAATTCCtgtctatgccaaattgttcaaaaagagaaTGTAACTATAGGGTGCGCATAATGCACAATTTACCCGGTTTCAGGTCTCACACTCAGGGGCTTTGTAGACGAAAATACTAAGGATCTTGAATCGTTTGTAATTGGATCTAGAGGCGAAAAACTCTAAAACAAGGATCAATCGAATAACGGGTCGTATCGGGGTCAAATGAATCAAACCTAGGGTTTTTCACTAGATTAGAACGACTCTTAACTTGGTTATCGGTGGGTTTGGACGTAGGGAACGACTGGAACGAATAATGCACGGTTTAGGGTTGAGGGAATGAGTAACCTCACAAAGGAGGCTTAAACTCGTATATATACTGTCACCAGACATAGTCGGTCGACTGTGTGGACTCAGTCGGTCGAGTGAGTTGACTCACTCGATTTACTGTATTTTCAGTTTAACTATTGATATAAAACATTAACGCACACACATAACAATTCAATAGTCACAATGTTAAAAGTTATTACATGACCGAATGTAAACAAATGATACCTAGAACTGGAGATTATGCACCAACATGCTTGATTACCCGAGGCTTTACCTTCTATGAGGGAGTCAATGTGCTCGTTATATGAGagtttcttagcttaaaaaaaagtagtttgcgTTAGAAGGCTTTTAGTGTATCATTAAGTAGTATAGGTTATAGGTTAAATGTTTTTTAGTGTATATACTCTCGTTAAATCGTTAATGTTTATTATATTGTTAAGAAAGGCGGAGAATATTGAATCAAGTTACTTAGCTTTATTTTTTAAGATTGATCAACTCGAATTAGATCCCATCAAAGTGAAAAGACGTAGTTGTCAAAAGTTtaaaacaaattaataaaagtagaAATACATTTAAAACATCTTTTTTAAGTTAGTTGACTTTAAAAAAAGTTAATAAATGTCATATAGACACGTCGTCTCCAGTCTCCTAATACAACTAGTGAGTTGATTtactattataataaatatatatatttcgaaaaacTAATAATTTCATTAAAAACTCAAAGCCCACTAAGGGGGAGGCTAGCCCATTACAACGACCCGAATGTTTAATACAAATAAAAAATTGAAACTAAGGTGCAAAAACAAGGTGAAAGAAGTTGCGGAGAGAGAGCAACTATATAAATGCAATACATTAGACAAGACAAGACCATGGATCCGAGATCCAACCTAGCCAATCCATTTTCCGATTTCTTATGCGACTTGAAATCCATTCAAAAGACCTAAGTTGTATCTCCATTAGGACAATAGGACCATTCCACGATGAGTTAGAAAACACTTTTTTGTTCCGATATTTCCATATTAGATAAGCAAACGTCCACTCGATTGATTGCCATATACTGACCATAATGGAGATAAGGAACGATTACATTTGCCTCTAAAAGTCTCATTAATGCTTAAGTTTGAAATCGCTCCTAGACCCCACCATTTATACACCTTATCCAATATCTCCATCGCATGTCGATAAAAGAACAAAGTATGATCAATAGTCTCCGCGTCATCATCACATAGCGGGCATCTAACGGAGTCAAGGTCGATACCTCTTTTATCAAGTTCGGTACGTACCTGTATCCGTCTTCTTAGCACCCTCCATATGAAGATTGAAACTTTAATAGGTACAAGTGATTTTTCTTAAATTCATCATTCGAACTCGACCCGCTACCAATAATTTTGTCATCAATAATTGCCGCCAATTTCTTTGTAGTGAATAACTCATTTTTCGCTAGGTTCCACACCCACGAATCCATAGTATTATCTTGTTTCACATAAACATTCAATAGTGCCTTAAGAGAATCAAGGTCATCAAGTGTTAGACCCGATGGTATTCGCCTCCAATTCCCGATAAAAGTTACATCACGATCGATCCAAGTAACTCTATCTCGAACTCGTACATTCGGCTCTTCTTCCAAATGGAACAAACACGTGAACTTTTGCTTTAGAGGTAAGTCACAAAGCCACAGTTCACCCCAAAAATCTGTTTAGGCCCCAtccccatttgatttcaaaaacgAAGCCGCAAAGTTGATGCCCATCTTCTCGATCATAGTACATGTACATATAATATTCGACCACACGCTACTCACCCCTTGCGGCCCTTAGGAGGAAGTAGCCCATTAGCACCATAAATACTTTTGATAATGGTAACCCAGAGTAAGTTTGGCTCGGTTTTTGCCAGCCAAAATCACTTTCCCAAAAGTGCGAGATTCTTCCCCCGAAGTGACCCAATATTTAACCCCCCTTCATCATAAGGTAAAAGACATTCATACCATTTGACCCACGACAATTTTGAACACTCACCCGCCCCGCCCCGAAAAAAGTTTCTCATAACACTCTCAAGTTTTTTAACGACACTCAACGGAGCACGAAAAAGAGAAAAATAGTATAGTGGTATCTGTATATAATCTGATACGTATGGATCTACTCAGTCTACGTACGTATCGATACGTACGGATATAAACTAATACATACAGATGAATTCTCAGTATATGGTTCATCTTACACACATACGTTTGTATCAATGATACGTAGAAATCAATTACACATACGTACGAATGTACTACTGATACATACAGATCAAGTTTGTCAATGACATCGGCTGTATTCGCGGTTTTAACCCTCAATATTCATTTTTGACAACTTTTTGTCATGCAAACCATTTAAGGACTTCACCAAACTCACTTTTAAGTTATTACAACCATCAATTTTGACAAACAAACACGTCTTAGCACTATTCAAACTTTTTATCACTGTTATAACAAAACCTAGAATTTGAACAAGTTAAAATCCACGATCATACTCTCATTACCTTGTCTTTAGTTTAACGCAATATCACTCACATACACGAATTCAACAGAAAGGCTCATGCTACATAATCATCTGATTTAGTGTTGAatggtttataatatgaatatcagTTTACAACACTCACCACATCTGGATCCTTAGTGAGGATGTTACATAATCATCTGATTTAGTGTTGAATGGTTTATAATATGAATGATTCAAAGATTTTGAATGGCAATAACTTTTTGATAATAATTTTGAACGGACAATATGAATGATGTAAAATTACTTTATTAACATTTTACATGATTATAAAAACGATATAGTTGTTTTACAACTGTTcttgatattattaataaattacgtaaaatttaggtgcttaatggttaagagagtattTTAGCTCTAAATTGTCCAACATTGAATTTCAAAACCATTTAACATCATTTGTTATTCAGAAGTCATAAACAAACGCACTAAATGCTAAATGATTCAAAATTCACCTCTTAACCATTCATAATCAAATCAAAGTAACATAAATTATAATCCCGAGCACAGAAACGATATACTCTCTCCTCtcataaaatataaaaaatctatattattatatttatatatgtatcaaaataaatgtcttttaataaaaaaaaatacttaaaagtcataaatatttaaatttcactcaTAAATGAAAATCAGCAAAATTTTCGATACTAATTTCTTTTTTTACTTTGATTTGAAAGTTAATTAATTACAATAACTTGATTAATACTCCATGAAAGATAAAATGAAcatttcaatttattattattatcgtaaactGAAGAaatagacttttttgctccgttgattTTTagattatacacgaaattgcaatccgagttcCTTAAATTTTTAATTGAATTTTCGAGTCATTTTAATTGCATAATTTTGACAATCCGCGTCTGTCCGTCTACCTGCCAAATTATGCAATTaaaaggactcgaaaatccaatTAAATATTTGAGGACccggattgcaatttcgtgtataatttaaggatcaacggagcaaaaaagtcgaaGATCGGTGAGAGCGAAACTACGTAGTACGAACCCGGACTCTTTTATACCCATATATTATACGGGTCAAACCCACCCTAAAACCCTTTCCGTTTCTCGTCGTTGACAACCACCCCTTGGCGGCGGAGGAGCACAGCCATGGCAGCACCTGAAGCTCCTCTATGTTATGTCGGCGTTGCCAAGAAATCCGCCGCCTTTCGTCTCATGAAACAAATGGTTCCTTCCTTCTTTTCTCCATTTCAATTTCTAATTATCTAAACTTTATATCATCACTTACACAAGTTTTAATCattaatgattttaataaatattatgaattatgaattgtgTAGGGTTGGGAAGAAGGTGAAGGTCTTGGAAAGGAGAAACAAGGGATCAAAGGTCATGTTAGGGTTAAGAATAAACAAGACACTGTTggtaattttaattatttatttaattttttataatctttattaatatgcttggattttatttttttaattccaCCTATATTGGATTAAAGTGGTATTACTGTTGCTTGTTTATACAAAGAAATTGTAGGTCTTGCTAAATTGCAAATAGATAATAAACATTGTACATCATGCAATTAACTATGATATTTGACAAATTGTTGCATATGATTTTCAACTAATAGTAGCCCTATAAGAGCATAATTATGAATGCCATTGAGTACATTATTGATTCAAATGCAGGCATTGGTTTGGACAAGCCAAATGCTTGGGCATTCGATACAACACAGTTTGATGGCATCCTTAAAAAATTAAAAGTGGTAAGTtctttataatttttaataaacgTTCTGAGACGCTTATGTCTCATTATCGCTTTTATTTTCTGATGGCTTGACTTCGCATATATATGTTAATCTTTTTCCACAGCAAGCAGCGGTCGTTGAAAACAATGATGACCTGGAGCCAGATTCACCAAAAGAAGCTATTAAGATGACAGTCAAGGCTACGCGTCCGCAAGGAAGGTCTGAATTATAAATGAAGTTACATGCAAATTTCAGTTATTAGTTACTGATTTCGTCAGATTTATATTCATGTGTTACTTAGATACCAAAGAAGAGAAAAAGGAAAGCATGTTCGTGGCTACTCTGTCCAGGATCTTGAAGGAATCCTTGTACGTGTTCCTTTTTTCACACTTGCAAATATAAAATATGTTGCTTTTATTTTACTCACACTCTTTAATATTCACATATGAATTATGATGTTTTTTTACTAACTAGGAAATAATTTTTATAATGTAGGTGAAAAAGGTTGAGGATAGTCCAGAACCAGAGCACGAGCCTTTCTGTTATCAGGATGTAGGTTTGGAGTTGGTAGATGCATCTGAAAGCGTCACTATTAATGTGAAAGGTAAAATACATTAGATAGGAGTGGGTTATAATTTTATCTTGTGCACCTTGTGAAATTTTTTATCGTTTACAAGGAATTTTGAATGTACCTTTTAAAACTTACTTGCTGTAACTACAATAGTAGATCTTTCTTTTAGGGGAAAATTTTAGAAGGGATAGAGGATAATAATTTACCGATTAGCATTATCAGCTGCCCGTTCCTACTCTATATGACTGGGCGGGCCAGGCAGGTTTGATAATGGATCAAAACATGTTTGGATGGGGATGGGTTGGTCCTGACCTGCAAACTTTTCTTTGAAGTAAAAATGCATTAAATCTGATTATTGTAAATAAAACGATTAGGAGGCTTTAAGCGTCGGAAATACCCAGGGATGACTTTCAATCCTTTCGGGTTGTACAACCTACTTGTTTCATTTATCCGAGGTACAATCATAATTTGCCCCGTTAGATATATCATAACCCAAGTTTAGTCATTTATAAGTCAATGTGTTGAGATCTTTACCTCTGACGATGCTCAGTTATTAAGGTAAATAATAGAATAACTTTGAATAAAGAGGAATTTCTGATCATAAACAATGTTATCAGTACTCCGAGAATTGTCGATGGACCAAAAATTAATTGGATGTCACAAAATGGAAAGTTTTGTTTTATTTTTGAAAGGATAAGGATATGGTTAAAGAATTTTCTTTATCTGCCCAATTTACATGTTCCAAAATATTATAACACATTACTAGGCTTCTTGCTATGCTCTCAAGCATGCTTTAACATACGTTTACATATCAGAACGTTGTTTAGCATTTTTTCGTGGAACTAAAACTACACCTCAACTATGTGTAACAGCTAACGGTGGAGACCGTATCTCTCCAGATTGGTGGGGTAATAAATGCGGATTTGTATCTGGAGGTTTCCTCGGTGCTCAATCCCGAAAAAGAAAGTCCGAAGATTCTCAAAATCATAAGAGGACCGCTTTTCATGAGGAGGATCAAGAAAACCTTTACAAACTCGTACAAGTATGTACTTCACCAAtaactttcttttttttttttccttcctttTGTCAGGCCTGTTTAAATCTTTTAGTTATTGCAACAAAATACTTTATATTTGTGGTACTTGTCTACTTTGAAACGTGGAGTATGGAATCCGAAATATCTCATATTTTAAGAGTCTATTTGCAGGATAACGCAACGTCTGGAAAACAGGGGCTCGGGATTAAGGACCAACCAAGAAAAGTAGCAGGTGTTCGGTTCCAAGGAAAAAGAACCTCATTCAATGAAGATGAGGGATCAGGATCCGAGCCCGAAGATTGTCTTCCTTTAGAAAAACGTAAATCGGATGAAGTATCTGAATCACAAACGAATGTTGAATCTAAACTGAAACTAAAGAAGTTATGCAAAAAGCTTCTTTGTCAGGTACGTGTTTTTAGTAATTTAAGTAGTTAGAGGTTCTGCTTTCGATGTTTGTtcctttttttttttctgattattAAATTATGGTGGCAGGTACCCGAAAAATCGTTAAAACTTAAACAACTCAAACGTCTTATTGACGAGCGTTCTTCCATTTTAACGGACTTTTCTTCCAAAAAGGACGCTCTTGCATTTTTGAAAAAGAAGGTAATATTCTATCAATGGAGCTAATTATGCTAATCGTACATTATTTTAATGGGGAAATTGGAAAATGGTATTGGCGTGGCTTATTTTTAAATATTtgacatacaattcaactacatcTATTTTATTTATACAATATCTTCCCATTAGTTTTATATCCATATACATTGTTCTGTATATTTAAGTTCAAATTTGTACCTCCTCGACGTGTTGACTTTTTAATGTTATAAAAGGTTGAAAGAGGGCCTTTTTTTCATTGAAGTTGTTCTTGCTATCTATTTATGTGGGCTTTATAATTACATTGTTATATTTTGTTACTGCAGCTTGAAGGCAGTGAAACATTTACTGTAGAAGGGAAACGAGTCCGTCTTTCGTCACAATGAGCACATAGTTTTTTTGGCTCCAAAGTGTATGGTCTGCTTTGGTAGATATGTGTTGTTACCAGTTATGTATTTGTAATATAAATGTGCCTGGTTATCATGATTCATTAGGTTAGTCATATATTCAGTTCACCTGGGACATATTATAACACATTTACATGGATTATATTTCAAGCACTGGCATATTGCTGTTATTAAAACACTTTTCTGTATATGGTTTGATTTGTTTTCATTTTAGATATCAAAACAAATCTTGCACAGGTATAAGAGTTCAGAAATATATACCATATACCATATACCGTATATAcaccataatattaattaaaagttTGAGAAATACAATAGTAACGTCTAAAAATAAATAGTTGAGTTATAAAAAGTTATGTAAATTTCAACACAGTACATTTTTCTTACGAAGTATGAAATATGGTATAAATAAAGGTTTTACACTAGTTAACCTTGCTTGTTAGCTGACTCGATCCAGAAATTATCTGCATAAGGTTTGACAATTCAAAATTTGAAAATTTAAAATCGGAGTTGAACTGAGAAATTTTTTCTTGGCAGTTTCAGCCTGCAGGTCATCTGTGAACGAACCCCTAAAGATTCAGTAGACACGGGATTTGTCATCTTCGTTTGGAGCAGAGGTCCCTGAGGGATGAGAACAAGACTTCATGAACAATGAATGGTTCATTAATAATCTCCGAATTTGAAGTGCAATTATAAGTATGGTTAAGAACGACTCAGATTTTAACTCTGAAAAACGTGGCTAACACTAGATTGATCGGATGGATACAATAAAAGTTGTTAATGCTGCATCGGTGAATGGTATAATAGTTCGACATCAATGGCTTTCAACGTTATACTCAATGAATTGAAAACTAATAACCGTATTTTGTGTATTAGTATTCGTTAGAGAATGTAAGGTCGTTCGAATGAAGGCTTAGagtttatatttaaagaaaaccctAAACTTATTGAAGATAAACAATTATTATCATATTCGTAACTGACGCGCGCGATCTTGCCATAAAATAGGGAAGGTTTCTGGTTAGTGTCATCGCTATTTTTCCACCCCGCACTCGCCATGTGCTCGAGGACACCAATGGCACCATGTTGTCCTCCACTTCCCTTCATCACTTCGCCCTCTTGTTCGTGTATAAGTGATTATGTCATCATTTTGTTTTGAGAGAtttttttaacggccaaagaataattatataaaaaaacgcTCCCTAGCAAGACGCTAAGAAAGAATTACAAAGGCATAGAGAGCCATAAGTTTCAATTAAAAACTAAATGACCTCTATTTTAAATCTAACGAAAAGAAAATAATCTAATGACATCAAAAAGACTATTAATGCTACAAAAAGAATTATTAAAAACGATCCCATTCCTGAATCGCCAAATCTCCCATTATAGAATGCACACAACTGCCACGATCCGGTCCTTAAAATAAGAAGATAAACGAACACATTCTAGCCAAACATTAAACGAGTCCCATGAAGAAAATGTAGGCATCCCATAATCGAGCCACACCCGAATCTTACTCCATAAAGCCGAAGCCACGATACATCCAAAAAAACAAATGCTCACAAGACTCGACCCCATTGTTACACAAAGGACAAACAATATAGTTAACCTCTATACCTCTCGTGGAAAGATTCCAACAAACAGGAAGAGAATCAAGTCTTAAACGCCAAATAAAGATGTTAACCTTCCTCGGAATACATTTGAACCAAGCTGTCTTAACCGTGGAAGACTGAAGCAACACTCGATCTATCGTCTGTCTAGCTAACTTAACGAGCATGTCCATCGATCCAACTAAACCGAAAATATCAACTGCCGAAGATCGTCACAAAGAGAAGAAATCAATTGCTCGTTTCTACTTCCTAATGTCTCTCTAGACCACGTCCAAAACCAATCTCCATTAACCCGCTTGTCCGCCACCATGTCACCTTTATTAACGTCCAAATGAAACAACCAATTATAACGAGAAGATAAAGAAGAATTACCACACCATAAATCATGCCAAAAATGAATATTTCTCCCGTTCCGAATTTTCATCCGAAACACATTTGGAGATAAGAGACCACCGGTAATACTTTTCGAGCAGGTCATCACAATATTGCTGCAAGTAGAGGAACCAATACTCGACACCTTTTCAAAAACGTTTCCATGAATGGACTTTATGATCGACACCCAATACTCATCCGGATTCGATAAAAAACCGCCACCTCCACTTGTTTATGAAAGCAATGTTGAAAGCTTTTAGACTATCCACATTAAGACCACTGTTATCAAGATATGCTAaaactttgtcccacttcacccaagACATCTTTTTAGTAGAAACGTTTCCGCCCCAAAAAAAATCTGGCCCTAATAGACTCGAGTAGCTTTAGGATCGATTCCGGAACGAAGACAAGTAATATATGCCAAGACTACCCAACACGGACTTCACGAGAGTAAGTCTAACTCCTGAAGAAATTAAACTTACCTTCCATGAAAAGAGCTTGTTGCGAAATTTATCAACCAAGTAATCCCAACTAGCTTTTAACTTCATATTAGAACCGATAGGAGTACCAAGGTACTTAGTCGGGAATGCCTCACTCTAGTCCCTGTAGCGGCCACAACAGAAGACACAATCGACTCGTCAACCCCAATGCCAATAATGGGACTTAGCAACATTTAACCTCAAACCTGAAACCAAATAGAACACTTCCAAAATAATCAAGATACGCTTTAATTCCTGCAAACTCCAATCAGACAAAATGATAACATCATTAGCATATAAAAAATGTTATACACGAATCTCATGATATCCGACACGAATACCCCGAATAAAATTAATATCCATAGTGGCTAAATGGAGGCCCTCCATGACGATAATGAAAAGAAACGGTCTAAAAGGATCTCTTTGTCTTAAACCACGTTTAATACAAAATTCACAGGTCGGACTTCCATTAACGAGCACAGAGGTTTTAGCCGAATCAATACAACCTATGTTCCACGTACACCATTTGAAACCGAACCCTAACGATGATAACATGAATATAAGGTGGTCCCAATTAACATAATCATAAGCATTCTTAAAATCAACTTTAAAAAGAAGCATTTGATTTTTTTTCTTAACCCATGACATAATTTCGCTCAACAATTAACAAAATCTTTTGATTTTGTTTTGGGTGATAGTGTTGACGTGATTGATGTGGCGGTCTGTCCCGGGAGAAATTTGATGATGGATGAAATTGGTCATAAAGGTTAAATTGAATATGGAAACTATATGATCACTGATTGTCGGCGCCGCAAAGTCGCAAAGGTATGCCTAATACTTTTTATGACATATTGACAAACGTGCACATTATGGCGCGAAGCTTGTTGGCGTCAAGCTTTTAGATACGCATATATGCACATGATTACTTACTTAAATCGGTAGGAAGGTTCCCTACAGATATCATAGATATCAGTTTACCTAGACCGTTACATTGAtcctgttgggaaattacggcctcactaattcccaccacccaggccaacaataatagtaaagaaataagaacaatacacaatacaagatttaacgtggaaactccaaaacaggagaaaaaccatcggcccccaaagagagaaatacactatatcacaaattgttacaatgatatagacgactctcttaagccaactacactctccaaaatatttaactaatacaactctcaaacaagggtaagaaagaaagaaataatcaaatacttaaagtgtattgattggtgcaatttggaatgaagacttagctcctcttatataaccaagtcactcacccctcacatcttcttcccaccaatgtgggatacacatatcttctactagccaaaataaaccaacaaatctccaccttttggatagaagaagataaccatactTCCACATTGCGAAGATAACCGacgtagatgcttcctcgacgacaacttcaagatcttcatcttcatgccgttgacattatctctaacccaagaaataaaatttgcatcttcaTCAAACATTGTCAATACCCGACAATcgttgtcatcacagacaatcataactcttaacagaattatcatactccaccattaagagtatagcacttagaatatcacattccaagcatttcacctcggcacatgttgttgaacaaccagctgaaactttatggtgcaacttccctgtttggctttcccgaaagttccatcagctacaacatcagtttccaccacacaacctgcataaatgccaaaccaatgcccatgtgtaattgtggaaccgctaacaaaCATCCttttccacggtggcgcggacacaccatgaggatgacgtgacttcagaggaattcgtcactctccgtaacaacggagacaatgttagcgtctttggagccatttgccggattagctccaccgggacaattaacccttacatgcccggtctttccgcacttccagcatgtcagattctttctagagtttctcttctgcctatccgaacacaacactatcgtatctcctgatgacgagaccccgttaccttccagtcttttctcctcggataggagcttgctagtaacgtcttcaaacttcagagttttcttcccatacatcaaaataggtttcatgtgttcataagacgatgataaagataatatcaacctcaaagctttatcttcatcatccgttttaactccaatagcctccagttctgaaacaataccgttaagaatacttagatgatctgaaatctttgaacccccatacatatgcagagtatgaaattgttctttaagacacaaccgatttgagatgcccttgccctggtacaactgctctagtttaacccaaagctcctttgccgttgataacccgtgcacatttgcaagcacgttctttgcaagacacaaacgaatcgcacttgctgccctcaaatccatatcatcccattcttcttcatcgaacttactgctagaatcactgccgggaacaaaggtgggtttacctttcaatgccttgtgtaacccggactgaatcaacacatccttgacttgaacctgccataagccaaaattgatcatcccatcaaatttctcaacatcaaacctcattggactgaacttcgacatcgtatccgtatcctataaacaacactttctctgattttgctcacgtttcgaatagccaaaagatgtagcaggtagccaggaccctttaaatcggaaatccacaactagccactaacaaatccaactattactacgaatcataaaaaatattgtctaaccagataccctatacgatcaatagaactcgtttctgatgtggacgatccactcccgtggcaaccacagagcatactccgactcctataaccgagacccccgtcaaacctgacgctctgataccagttgttgggaaattacggcctcactaattcccaccacccaggccaacaataatagtaaagaaataagaacaatacacaatacaagatttaacgtggaaactccaaaacaggagaaaaaccatcggcccccaaagagagaaatacactatatcacaaattgttacaatgatatagacgactctcttaagccaactacactctccaaaatatttaactaatacaactctcaaacaagggtaagaaagaaagaaataatcaaatacttaaagtgtattgattggtgcaatttggaatgaagacttagctcctcttatataaccaagtcactcacccctcacatcttcttcccaccaatgtgggatacacatatcttctactagccaaaataaaccaacagatCCTTGTTTAGGTGTTACTTATTAGTCGCTCATGAAGTTATTGTTTTCCTATAAGCTAGTTGTTGAATGCGAGAGAGAGATATGTGATATAGGTACAACTAATTCAATGGGTCAAAAATGCTGCAACGATTATTCAATTCAAATGCTAACGTCATACTAAATCATTTTTACCTAAAAGAGCTTACTCTTTATTACTCGTATTAGTAGTATAGATTTTAAACACATGTAATACGGGTCGAAAAttcataacaaaaaaaaaaaaaaaaaaaaaaaaatgttggtggGGTCAATTTAACAAACATAACTCGACACGTTTGAACATGGACGTACCTAAAGATTACCTTTTTTGACAATCTGCCACCTTTAAAGAAAATCTCTGAAAAGACCGTACTAAAAGTGCTCCTTTTGGACTCATCAGTGATCAATTTCTTGTTTTTACTTCCTTTTGGACTCATCAGTGATCAATTTCTTGTTTTTACTCAGTATtagtacttttattttatttcagGAAACGAGAAAAGGTGATATCGTTGATTG
The window above is part of the Rutidosis leptorrhynchoides isolate AG116_Rl617_1_P2 chromosome 1, CSIRO_AGI_Rlap_v1, whole genome shotgun sequence genome. Proteins encoded here:
- the LOC139863562 gene encoding G-patch domain-containing protein 1-like, with the protein product MAAPEAPLCYVGVAKKSAAFRLMKQMGWEEGEGLGKEKQGIKGHVRVKNKQDTVGIGLDKPNAWAFDTTQFDGILKKLKVQAAVVENNDDLEPDSPKEAIKMTVKATRPQGRYQRREKGKHVRGYSVQDLEGILVKKVEDSPEPEHEPFCYQDVGLELVDASESVTINVKANGGDRISPDWWGNKCGFVSGGFLGAQSRKRKSEDSQNHKRTAFHEEDQENLYKLVQDNATSGKQGLGIKDQPRKVAGVRFQGKRTSFNEDEGSGSEPEDCLPLEKRKSDEVSESQTNVESKLKLKKLCKKLLCQVPEKSLKLKQLKRLIDERSSILTDFSSKKDALAFLKKKLEGSETFTVEGKRVRLSSQ
- the LOC139887643 gene encoding uncharacterized protein is translated as MSWVKKKNQMLLFKVDFKNAYDYVNWDHLIFMLSSLGFGFKWCTWNIGCIDSAKTSVLVNGSPTCEFCIKRGLRQRDPFRPFLFIIVMEGLHLATMDINFIRGIKAYLDYFGSVLFGFSGGGGFLSNPDEYWVSIIKSIHGNVFEKVSSIGSSTCSNIVMTCSKSITGGLLSPNVFRMKIRNGRNIHFWHDLWCGNSSLSSRYNWLFHLDVNKGDMVADKRVNGDWFWTWSRETLGSRNEQLISSLCDDLRQLIFSV